One Pieris napi chromosome 22, ilPieNapi1.2, whole genome shotgun sequence genomic region harbors:
- the LOC125060693 gene encoding uncharacterized protein LOC125060693 — protein sequence MFPAVAVVFLSAAHIVYTQIPTGGQLQQDYAQAINASAGIYFDYLGTLKINSAVLKIIVPIDISHFNPHIENIKHVLKITEHFCNQTPTIQLNTDCYSMFQPLVVRYHDLGRGFQAISHLLNNRIKRSSWFGGVGIALKHIIGTLDEDDAVKYDQAIDSVQNDIKQLSHLMKENILVTTSVLSYYNESLNKIRNNEIILNNAINNLSLNLKNISELTNELHMWTHINKIFDSLESSILTLSFQLEDITNAILFSSQNILHPAMITPQQLYQELADNYRYLPNGLELPVSLDISSVYIILRLCKIICYFINNKIIFLLQVPLVKNDQYMLFHNIALPTPYNSKHPNSFSLIIPSSKHIAMTKDKTHYCSIDNLELCITIQPGEFICDIPDIYSIDAKPSCESEFLSKIISEVPKQCDTKFIFGNLDIWKPIQNNKWLYVQTKPNKVSIDCINYMHEINIIGTGILTIPDRCTAFCKSTTLTPKYNVLNITSPINSIPEFNVINDPCCNYAKFNVVIDNVSPINLQNIDLDEINSGSKLLTNSFLHSLNNIENKPHIIKYGTHYSTLVIIISFIVTLYLLFLSFKLLKYLMLLYKNKITVIDKLPTEHDLKHTEIEIEDFAPTRTQI from the coding sequence AATTCCAACCGGAGGTCAATTGCAACAGGACTACGCTCAAGCAATCAACGCTAGCGCAGGAATATATTTTGACTATTTAGGTACTTTGAAAATCAATAGTGCTGTTTTAAAGATTATAGTACCCATAGATATTTCACATTTTAACCCACACatagaaaacataaaacatgTCCTTAAAATTACTGAACACTTCTGTAATCAAACCCCGACCATTCAGTTGAATACAGATTGTTATAGTATGTTTCAACCTTTAGTTGTCCGCTATCATGATTTAGGTAGGGGTTTCCAAGCAATTTCTCATTTACtaaacaatagaataaaaCGTAGTTCTTGGTTTGGAGGCGTTGGCATAGCCCTTAAACACATTATTGGTACTTTAGATGAAGACGATGCGGTAAAATATGATCAAGCCATAGATAGTGTCCAAAAtgatattaaacaattatcccatttaatgaaagaaaatattttagtcaCTACATCcgttttatcatattataatgaaaGCCTGAACAAGATAAGAAATAACgaaatcatattaaataacGCCATTAATAACCTCTCGTTGaaccttaaaaatatttcagagcTCACGAATGAACTGCATATGTGgacacatataaataaaatctttgacaGCTTAGAATCATCAATACTTACATTGTCCTTCCAGTTAGAAGACATAACAAACGCAATTTTATTCAGTAGTCAAAATATACTACACCCAGCCATGATAACACCTCAGCAGTTATACCAAGAACTAGCCGACAACTACAGATATTTGCCTAACGGTCTAGAATTACCTGTTTCATTAGATATAAGTtcagtttatataattttaagattatgcaaaataatttgttactttattaataataagataatatttctattgCAAGTTCCATTAGTGAAAAATGACCAATATATGTTGTTCCATAACATTGCTCTACCTACTCCATATAATTCTAAACATCCGAAttcatttagtttaattataccAAGTAGTAAACACATTGCAATGACCAAAGATAAGACTCATTACTGCAGCATAGACAACCTTGAACTCTGTATAACTATACAACCCGGAGAGTTCATTTGTGACATACCCGACATATATTCCATAGATGCAAAACCCAGTTGTGAAAGTGAATTTTTATCCAAAATTATCAGCGAAGTTCCTAAACAGTGTGATAcaaagtttatatttggtAATCTTGATATCTGGAAACCGATACAGAATAATAAGTGGCTTTATGTTCAAACCAAACCTAACAAAGTGTCTATagattgtataaattatatgcatgaaattaatattataggaaCTGGTATACTTACCATTCCCGACCGTTGTACTGCGTTCTGTAAAAGTACTACATTGACACCTAAATATAATGTGTTAAATATTACGTCACCAATTAATAGCATTCCAGAATTTAATGTAATCAATGACCCTTGCTGTAACTATGCTAAGTTTAATGTTGTAATAGATAATGTGTCTCCTATTAATCTTCAAAATATAGATCTTGATGAGATAAATTCGGGAAGTAAACTCTTAACAAATTCCTTTTTACATAgtctaaataatattgaaaacaaacctcacataattaaatatgggaCACACTACTCtactttagtaataattatttcatttattgtaaccttatatctattatttttaagttttaaacttttaaaatacttaatgttactttataagaataaaataaccGTAATAGATAAACTCCCCACAGAACATGACTTGAAACACACAGAAATAGAAATAGAAGATTTTGCTCCTACAAGGACACAAATATAA